A portion of the Leptospira wolbachii serovar Codice str. CDC genome contains these proteins:
- the ilvB gene encoding biosynthetic-type acetolactate synthase large subunit, with the protein MSSTTEAITGGRLMVELLEEAGVEIVFGYPGGAILPFYDELYHSKKIKHILVRHEQGAVHMAEGYARSTGKLGVCIATSGPGATNLITGLTDAKLDSIPILAITGQVATDAIGTDAFQEADIFGITIPITKYNALIKKADDLARHFEEAIKIAMGGRPGLVLLDFPKDVQTQKTSVRKATALKIAPHHYERPKVKGDPQEFAEVLNQAKRPLLYVGGGAINSFASAEIKALAEKANAPVTTTLMGLGAFPGTHPLSVGMLGMHGTAYANKAVLECDYILNLGARFDDRVAKYQDFAPNAIRAHVDIDAAEFNKRINVDHILHGDLKDAIREILPFVKGGDRTSWIENIQSLKKNHPLDFDNSGDSIKPQDFLQRVYAKTKGEAIVSTDVGQHQMWAAQYYLFDRPNTWLTSGGLGTMGYGLPAAIGAKFGNPDKTVICVTGDGSFQMCIQELATIAQSKLGVKILLFNNNFLGMVRQWQELFYEERFSESQWTYNPNFVKLAEAYGIPAMKIEHKSEIEKGVDFFLKDSGSALIEVMIPAEEKVFPMIPAGKSQQDLIEFKDLGKFKK; encoded by the coding sequence ATGTCATCTACAACCGAAGCAATTACAGGCGGTCGACTTATGGTCGAATTATTGGAAGAAGCGGGTGTGGAGATTGTCTTTGGATACCCAGGTGGTGCCATCCTCCCATTCTACGACGAACTCTATCATAGCAAAAAAATCAAACACATCCTTGTTCGTCATGAACAAGGTGCCGTCCACATGGCAGAAGGTTATGCTCGTTCTACTGGCAAGTTAGGCGTTTGTATTGCTACTTCAGGTCCTGGTGCTACTAATTTAATCACAGGACTCACAGATGCCAAATTAGATTCTATTCCCATCCTTGCCATCACAGGACAAGTTGCAACAGATGCGATTGGAACCGATGCTTTCCAAGAAGCCGATATTTTTGGAATCACCATTCCCATTACAAAGTACAATGCTCTTATCAAAAAGGCTGATGACCTTGCTCGTCATTTTGAAGAAGCGATCAAAATTGCCATGGGGGGAAGGCCAGGTCTGGTCCTACTCGATTTTCCAAAAGATGTACAAACGCAAAAAACATCCGTAAGAAAAGCGACAGCTTTAAAAATTGCTCCTCACCATTATGAAAGACCAAAAGTCAAAGGGGATCCGCAAGAATTTGCAGAGGTTCTAAATCAAGCCAAACGCCCGTTACTTTATGTGGGTGGTGGTGCCATCAATTCCTTTGCTTCTGCTGAAATCAAAGCTTTAGCAGAAAAAGCAAATGCACCGGTAACCACAACTCTTATGGGTCTTGGTGCTTTCCCGGGAACCCATCCACTATCGGTGGGAATGCTCGGAATGCATGGAACCGCTTATGCCAACAAAGCTGTATTAGAATGTGATTATATTTTAAATTTGGGTGCCAGGTTTGATGACCGTGTTGCCAAATACCAAGACTTTGCGCCAAATGCAATCCGAGCTCACGTGGACATTGATGCTGCAGAGTTTAACAAACGAATCAATGTAGATCATATCCTTCATGGAGATCTAAAAGATGCCATCCGCGAAATCCTTCCTTTTGTCAAAGGGGGAGACCGAACTTCTTGGATAGAAAACATACAATCTTTAAAGAAAAACCATCCACTTGATTTTGATAACAGTGGAGACAGCATCAAACCACAAGACTTCCTACAAAGAGTGTATGCCAAAACTAAAGGGGAAGCCATAGTTTCTACGGACGTAGGCCAACACCAAATGTGGGCGGCTCAGTATTATCTATTTGATAGACCTAATACTTGGTTAACTTCGGGGGGGCTTGGTACTATGGGGTATGGACTTCCTGCAGCCATCGGTGCAAAATTTGGAAACCCAGACAAAACGGTGATTTGTGTGACTGGAGACGGATCTTTTCAGATGTGTATCCAGGAACTTGCCACAATCGCACAATCTAAGTTAGGTGTTAAGATTTTATTATTCAATAATAACTTTCTAGGAATGGTTCGTCAATGGCAGGAACTATTTTATGAAGAACGTTTTAGCGAGTCACAATGGACTTACAATCCAAACTTTGTCAAACTTGCCGAAGCGTATGGAATTCCGGCAATGAAGATTGAACACAAATCGGAAATTGAAAAGGGCGTGGATTTTTTCTTAAAAGACAGTGGATCGGCTCTTATAGAAGTTATGATCCCTGCGGAAGAAAAAGTATTCCCAATGATCCCTGCTGGAAAATCACAACAAGATCTAATCGAATTCAAAGACTTGGGGAAATTTAAAAAATGA
- a CDS encoding tetratricopeptide repeat protein encodes MENTDTEKPQEDEKFTKIKALAKEAYRFLDQGRFKEAKERLDILLDEDPSNTYGLVGLGDYYAKTKQPEQAIQYYRKCLAGDTTNKFSLMGLMNAYRDLNSLKRIIEVAEEFHHITITDASILSRVADAHRKLKNFKESEVYYMEALQINPNDQYVIVGLGHLYFACQRYVDAIQWWEKLLSSQPNNIKILTEIGNSYRKIKDFDKAILYYDRAKELDPKNFFALYGLAESYRGKKDFKTAITYWERILESDPDNKLIINRYADSLRGLGNYDKALECFNKILASGDDYFALLGKAAALRLIGDLEKAEEIYLGLLSKSPSDPRPALELSDLWDIMGKKTEAIKLLEDLAKKNPSNESIRERIEYLKD; translated from the coding sequence ATGGAAAACACAGATACTGAAAAGCCACAAGAAGATGAAAAGTTCACAAAAATAAAAGCCCTTGCAAAAGAGGCGTATCGTTTTCTTGATCAGGGTCGTTTTAAAGAAGCCAAGGAACGATTAGACATATTACTGGATGAGGATCCATCCAACACTTATGGACTTGTCGGTCTTGGTGACTATTATGCCAAAACCAAACAACCAGAACAAGCCATCCAATACTACCGGAAATGTTTGGCAGGTGATACAACCAATAAATTTTCTCTTATGGGACTCATGAATGCTTACAGAGATCTAAACAGTCTCAAACGTATTATCGAAGTTGCAGAAGAATTTCACCACATAACAATAACAGATGCAAGTATCCTATCTCGAGTGGCTGATGCCCATAGAAAACTAAAAAACTTCAAAGAATCTGAAGTGTATTATATGGAAGCTCTCCAAATCAATCCCAATGACCAATACGTAATTGTTGGACTTGGACATTTATACTTTGCTTGCCAAAGGTATGTGGATGCCATCCAGTGGTGGGAAAAATTACTTTCCAGCCAACCCAACAATATCAAAATCTTAACAGAGATTGGAAACAGTTACCGCAAAATTAAAGACTTCGATAAAGCCATTCTTTACTACGACCGTGCCAAAGAACTAGATCCAAAAAACTTCTTTGCTCTTTATGGACTCGCCGAATCTTATCGTGGTAAAAAAGATTTTAAAACTGCTATCACCTATTGGGAAAGAATTCTCGAATCTGACCCTGACAACAAACTCATCATCAATCGTTATGCAGACTCACTTCGAGGCCTTGGCAACTATGACAAAGCATTAGAATGTTTTAATAAAATTCTTGCTAGTGGTGACGATTACTTTGCCTTACTCGGGAAAGCGGCCGCCTTACGCCTCATTGGTGATTTGGAAAAAGCAGAAGAAATTTATTTAGGTCTTCTTTCCAAGTCCCCGAGTGACCCAAGACCAGCCCTGGAACTTTCTGACCTTTGGGACATTATGGGGAAAAAAACTGAAGCCATCAAACTTCTGGAAGATTTGGCAAAGAAAAATCCTTCCAATGAATCCATCCGAGAAAGGATCGAATATTTAAAGGATTAA
- a CDS encoding MFS transporter, which translates to MKYISKTVWVLSLVSLFTDIASEMLYPVLPIYLKSIGYSILFIGVLEGIAEVVAGYGKGYFGHLSDVTGKRVPFVKFGYTLSAISKPLLSLGQNPFVVLVSRILDRIGKGVRTGARDAILSSEATNKTKARVFGFHRAMDTLGAVLGPSLALAYLYFYPQDYIFLFYLALLPGIIAIGFTFLLKEKSKQSTETNFRDQNNSLTSFLSYWKKSNPNYRKLVFGLLVFAFWNSSDVFLILKAKDVGLADHLVIGIYIFYNLVYAGFSYPLGIFADKIGLKKMFLFGLGIYAIVYLLMGIVQSSGLVLLAFFLYGLYAAATEGISKAWISNVVPNNETATAIGMYTGLQSICAFFASFVAGWLWFLFGAPVTFIVTGFFAVLVALYFLVTKVAEDSEP; encoded by the coding sequence TTGAAATACATTTCTAAAACCGTCTGGGTTTTATCGCTTGTGAGTCTTTTTACAGACATCGCAAGCGAAATGTTGTATCCTGTTCTCCCAATTTATCTCAAGTCTATTGGATATTCGATCCTATTTATTGGGGTCCTAGAAGGGATTGCCGAGGTGGTTGCCGGTTATGGCAAAGGATATTTCGGTCACCTATCTGATGTTACTGGTAAACGTGTTCCCTTTGTAAAATTTGGATATACTTTAAGTGCTATTTCTAAACCTTTATTGAGCTTAGGGCAAAACCCTTTCGTTGTTTTAGTTTCTCGAATTTTGGATCGGATTGGAAAAGGAGTTCGAACGGGGGCAAGAGATGCCATTCTGTCTTCTGAAGCCACAAATAAAACGAAGGCCCGGGTGTTTGGATTCCATCGGGCTATGGATACTTTGGGAGCCGTCCTTGGCCCAAGTCTAGCCTTAGCTTATCTGTATTTTTATCCCCAAGATTATATATTCCTTTTTTATTTGGCATTGTTGCCGGGTATCATTGCGATTGGGTTCACTTTTCTTTTAAAGGAGAAATCGAAACAATCTACGGAAACAAATTTTAGAGATCAAAATAACTCTCTTACGTCCTTTCTTTCCTATTGGAAAAAATCAAATCCCAACTATAGAAAGTTAGTTTTTGGATTGCTCGTGTTTGCTTTTTGGAATAGTTCGGATGTGTTTTTGATATTAAAAGCGAAAGATGTCGGGTTGGCAGATCATTTGGTCATCGGGATATATATTTTCTATAATTTAGTTTATGCTGGTTTTTCTTATCCACTTGGAATTTTTGCCGATAAAATTGGATTAAAAAAAATGTTTTTGTTTGGCCTTGGAATTTATGCCATTGTTTATTTACTGATGGGGATTGTTCAAAGTTCAGGTCTAGTTTTACTGGCATTTTTCCTATACGGCCTTTATGCTGCGGCAACGGAAGGAATATCCAAAGCTTGGATCAGTAATGTCGTTCCTAACAATGAAACAGCAACAGCGATTGGTATGTATACGGGGCTGCAAAGTATTTGTGCATTCTTCGCTAGTTTTGTTGCGGGTTGGTTATGGTTTCTCTTTGGGGCTCCAGTAACTTTTATTGTTACTGGATTTTTTGCTGTTTTGGTTGCCTTATATTTTTTAGTCACAAAGGTCGCCGAAGATTCGGAACCTTAA
- a CDS encoding P83/100 family protein, whose product MRISRSIIICLFVVGLSLTAQSKAPLGESEIKGSKKIEFINRSLRKASDDMIQENTEIGRKLAETLAKENTATVDGVKIQRVLPGADGKLGADILSLSETQSFDHVNSIARIIASYIEKSFQYKVGNAETLAQYILYYNATHRKDSKFFTKKYTEGVTSATSADKLGIDTVYKNWPGKTQIIIPIEGNILKDSGKDLTTDELEKDVNKTVKDKEKDPATKQKMEDEAKKMDKLQTDKLKDEKKVLQDKKQEVADEQKQLQDKKDALKKQEAETVANLNELKKDPVKNKAEIEKKTEDIKKIEQEKKDTDKKSEAVEAKKEELSKKEEQIAKKEEARTGGDTAKKEDTVQKVEAKVEELKTELAQTKEELKKKEEQSDNVVNNKILFMKFIKYDTDGHYSNELWAIDPAKDDALYKSSYNNICSKEFKEIANQGVLVLGYDGEKVETRKHKLVLLDPDKLGVKKTSESADIFWRTPMINREDKIYVIEKVKDKYHVARFKSDLTFEKRTEEAVEENSELTFFGDKIYVTGKPKEGDKTTIKVFKKEDLSLLKTIAP is encoded by the coding sequence ATGAGAATTTCTCGTTCCATCATCATTTGCCTATTTGTAGTCGGTCTTTCTTTGACCGCACAGTCCAAAGCCCCTCTCGGTGAGTCCGAAATCAAGGGTTCCAAAAAAATCGAATTCATCAACCGTTCCTTACGTAAGGCATCTGATGACATGATTCAAGAAAATACCGAAATTGGTCGTAAACTCGCGGAAACCTTGGCCAAAGAAAATACGGCCACTGTGGACGGAGTCAAAATCCAAAGAGTGCTTCCGGGAGCTGATGGAAAACTCGGTGCCGACATCCTTTCTCTTTCGGAGACTCAAAGTTTTGACCATGTCAATTCCATTGCGAGGATCATCGCTTCCTACATAGAAAAATCCTTCCAATACAAAGTGGGAAATGCGGAGACACTCGCTCAGTACATCCTTTACTACAATGCCACTCATAGAAAAGATTCTAAGTTTTTTACCAAAAAATATACAGAAGGAGTCACTTCTGCAACATCAGCCGACAAATTAGGAATCGATACTGTTTATAAAAATTGGCCGGGTAAAACACAAATCATCATTCCGATCGAAGGGAATATTTTAAAGGATAGTGGAAAAGATCTCACAACGGATGAGCTAGAAAAAGACGTCAACAAAACGGTAAAGGACAAAGAAAAAGATCCTGCCACCAAACAGAAGATGGAAGACGAAGCCAAAAAGATGGACAAGTTGCAAACCGATAAACTGAAAGATGAAAAAAAGGTTTTGCAAGATAAAAAACAAGAAGTGGCTGACGAACAAAAACAACTTCAAGACAAAAAAGACGCACTGAAAAAACAGGAAGCGGAAACCGTCGCAAACCTCAATGAATTAAAAAAAGATCCTGTGAAAAACAAAGCAGAGATTGAAAAGAAAACCGAAGACATCAAAAAAATCGAACAAGAGAAAAAAGACACTGATAAAAAATCTGAAGCTGTAGAAGCCAAAAAAGAAGAGCTCAGTAAAAAAGAAGAACAAATCGCTAAAAAAGAAGAAGCTCGTACTGGCGGTGACACTGCGAAAAAAGAAGACACTGTCCAAAAGGTAGAAGCTAAGGTTGAAGAATTAAAAACGGAACTGGCTCAAACCAAAGAGGAACTGAAGAAAAAAGAAGAACAAAGTGACAATGTTGTGAACAACAAAATTCTTTTTATGAAGTTTATCAAATACGATACAGATGGTCATTATTCAAACGAACTTTGGGCCATTGATCCTGCCAAAGACGATGCTCTTTATAAAAGTTCTTACAACAATATTTGTTCTAAGGAATTTAAGGAAATTGCAAACCAGGGAGTTCTTGTTCTTGGCTATGACGGAGAAAAAGTAGAAACACGCAAACACAAACTAGTGTTACTGGATCCAGACAAACTAGGTGTTAAAAAAACAAGTGAATCTGCTGATATTTTCTGGAGAACACCGATGATCAATCGGGAAGACAAAATCTACGTGATTGAAAAGGTAAAAGACAAATACCATGTTGCACGGTTTAAGTCGGACCTAACCTTTGAAAAAAGGACAGAAGAAGCGGTCGAAGAAAACTCCGAACTTACTTTTTTTGGAGATAAAATTTATGTGACCGGCAAACCGAAAGAAGGTGACAAAACTACCATTAAGGTCTTTAAAAAAGAAGATTTAAGCCTCTTAAAAACCATCGCTCCGTAA
- the serC gene encoding 3-phosphoserine/phosphohydroxythreonine transaminase, with translation MPTFTHRIFNFNAGPAMLPTEVMEEAKSEFLNYKGTGMSVMEMSHREKHFQNILDESLADLRELLDLPSRYAVVYFPGGATLQFSAIPFNYLAAGESADYAVTGVWARKAHEEAKKFYPHVKSIFNGADSKYMELPTITDGMVNEGAKYVYITSNNTIFGTRYKTFPKLKKAPLFADMTSELLSRKLPIEDFSVIFAGAQKNIGPSGLTLVIYDKEKLPAQSHPIPNLMNYALMEKNGSLYNTPPTYSIYIAGLVFKYLKRKGGIAAMETINERKAKKLYDALDASSLFYAPVPEAFRSAMNVTFRSHNESVDSKFLTLAEEQGFAGLKGYREAGGFRASIYNAMPEEGVDSLISFIKEFERTHG, from the coding sequence ATGCCTACGTTTACACACAGAATCTTCAATTTTAATGCCGGTCCTGCCATGTTGCCTACCGAGGTCATGGAAGAAGCAAAGTCTGAGTTCCTAAATTACAAAGGAACCGGAATGTCCGTGATGGAAATGAGCCATAGAGAGAAACATTTCCAAAATATTCTGGATGAATCACTCGCTGACCTACGAGAACTTCTGGATCTGCCATCTCGTTATGCGGTCGTTTATTTCCCAGGTGGGGCCACCTTACAATTTTCCGCCATTCCTTTCAACTATTTGGCTGCAGGAGAATCTGCCGATTACGCAGTCACGGGTGTTTGGGCAAGGAAAGCCCATGAAGAAGCAAAGAAATTCTATCCCCATGTAAAATCCATATTTAATGGAGCAGACTCAAAGTATATGGAGTTACCTACCATCACCGATGGTATGGTAAATGAGGGAGCCAAGTATGTTTATATTACTTCTAACAATACTATTTTTGGAACTCGTTACAAAACCTTTCCTAAACTAAAAAAAGCGCCCCTTTTTGCTGATATGACAAGCGAACTCCTGAGTCGTAAACTTCCCATTGAAGATTTCTCTGTGATCTTTGCGGGCGCCCAAAAAAACATAGGACCTTCTGGACTCACTCTTGTGATTTACGACAAAGAAAAATTGCCCGCACAATCACATCCCATCCCGAACCTGATGAACTATGCTCTCATGGAAAAAAATGGATCTCTCTACAACACTCCACCCACCTACTCCATCTATATCGCAGGTCTTGTTTTCAAGTATTTGAAACGAAAGGGTGGAATTGCTGCCATGGAAACCATCAATGAAAGAAAAGCAAAAAAACTCTATGATGCTTTAGATGCCTCTTCATTATTCTATGCACCAGTGCCTGAGGCTTTCCGTTCGGCAATGAACGTAACTTTTAGAAGCCATAACGAAAGTGTGGATTCAAAGTTTTTAACACTTGCCGAAGAACAAGGGTTTGCTGGTCTTAAAGGATACAGAGAAGCAGGCGGTTTTCGAGCTAGTATTTACAACGCCATGCCGGAAGAAGGTGTGGATTCTCTCATTTCTTTTATCAAAGAATTTGAAAGAACCCATGGGTAA
- the rpiB gene encoding ribose 5-phosphate isomerase B, translating into MKEKIGIASDHGGFALKEFLRKSLEETYEIVDYGTKSEESVDYPTIIGDACRKVLSGEVPRLIALCGTGIGASIAANRFKGIRAALCHDEFTAEMSKRHNNANVLVLGGRVLGTDLAQRIVKKWIETEFEGGRHQKRLGLIEEQS; encoded by the coding sequence ATGAAAGAAAAAATTGGAATTGCTTCTGACCATGGAGGATTTGCTCTCAAAGAATTCCTCAGGAAAAGTCTCGAGGAAACTTACGAAATTGTCGATTACGGTACTAAGAGCGAAGAGTCCGTCGATTACCCTACCATCATTGGAGACGCCTGCCGAAAGGTTCTTTCTGGTGAAGTTCCAAGACTCATCGCCCTTTGCGGAACAGGCATTGGAGCCTCCATTGCCGCCAACCGTTTCAAAGGCATTCGAGCTGCCCTTTGCCATGATGAGTTTACGGCGGAAATGTCCAAACGCCATAACAACGCCAATGTATTGGTTTTAGGGGGAAGGGTTCTCGGAACGGATTTAGCACAGAGAATTGTAAAAAAATGGATAGAAACAGAATTCGAAGGTGGACGGCACCAAAAACGATTGGGACTGATCGAAGAACAGTCGTAA
- a CDS encoding LamG-like jellyroll fold domain-containing protein, protein MVQNSEPGKKNFLKPKENTPKHGELFFDFEGEVTEPQSSETGLPFKSKSISVVSSSYLVDDQSYFFGKRSAYFSGRRNQIHLSVSGNSLFGTHPDPFTITIPIRLSEQGAGSVILDRTVFVKGKKYGISLELNESKPTLYVNNLLQKSDGRTTSFILESPVKIKRKTWEVISIYFDTLNHRFVLYQNGTETAEYENNEANTLGFGFPENDSTPLVLGKSFYGNLDGFHIHKGEPEVQYTKFEPVRYDDETKIGFMEGSTALSPVLETKYSNSSLTRIHWNVEQPKDTMLELYFRGSNQKFVDSNTNLSWVRIKSLDKDLPKNKFKYYQWKLWFRSDPMGQSVPNIQSLSFEYMEQTPPDLPTRFRLDSNPMAGNPLCFLWNSNHEKEVQNGGGYIIHYGLLPNRMLGSIFVKKDKMGVLTKIDGNEEDSGFKNKRFCITEETLVNNIYIPEGELASDEFRPLADQVDLSRKEKRGLLFQPGLTYYFRISAYNRYLNEWDSKDQRSPLSSPISFSFPKEVSN, encoded by the coding sequence GTGGTTCAAAATTCCGAACCCGGAAAAAAGAACTTTCTCAAACCCAAAGAAAACACCCCAAAACATGGCGAACTCTTCTTCGATTTTGAGGGAGAGGTCACAGAGCCACAAAGTTCAGAAACGGGTCTTCCCTTTAAATCCAAATCCATTTCTGTGGTTTCGTCCTCCTATTTAGTGGATGACCAATCCTATTTTTTTGGCAAACGATCGGCTTACTTTTCAGGACGAAGAAATCAAATCCATTTATCTGTTTCTGGAAATTCTCTCTTTGGAACCCACCCCGATCCATTTACAATTACCATCCCCATTCGATTAAGCGAACAAGGCGCAGGTTCTGTGATTTTAGATAGAACTGTATTTGTGAAGGGGAAAAAATACGGCATCTCACTCGAGTTAAACGAAAGTAAACCAACACTTTACGTAAATAACCTACTCCAAAAATCCGATGGTCGAACTACAAGTTTCATTTTGGAATCACCAGTAAAAATCAAAAGAAAAACGTGGGAAGTGATCTCTATTTATTTTGATACATTGAACCATCGATTTGTATTATATCAAAATGGAACAGAAACTGCAGAATATGAAAACAACGAGGCCAATACTTTAGGATTTGGTTTTCCCGAAAATGATTCCACTCCTCTTGTTCTCGGAAAATCGTTCTATGGGAACTTAGATGGATTCCATATCCATAAGGGCGAACCAGAAGTGCAATACACTAAGTTTGAACCTGTTCGGTATGATGATGAAACTAAAATTGGATTTATGGAAGGAAGCACGGCCCTTTCACCCGTCTTAGAAACTAAATACAGTAATTCCTCTCTCACGAGAATTCACTGGAATGTAGAACAACCAAAAGATACGATGCTTGAACTTTACTTTAGAGGATCGAACCAAAAGTTTGTGGATTCCAACACAAACCTTTCTTGGGTTAGAATTAAATCATTGGATAAGGATCTTCCCAAAAATAAATTCAAATACTACCAATGGAAGTTATGGTTCCGATCAGACCCTATGGGCCAATCGGTTCCAAACATACAATCATTATCTTTTGAGTATATGGAACAAACTCCTCCCGACCTACCTACACGTTTTCGGTTGGATTCCAATCCGATGGCAGGAAACCCCCTTTGTTTTCTATGGAATTCCAATCACGAAAAGGAAGTTCAAAATGGTGGAGGTTATATCATCCACTATGGATTACTCCCCAATCGAATGTTAGGTTCTATATTTGTTAAAAAAGATAAAATGGGTGTCTTAACAAAAATTGACGGCAATGAAGAAGATAGTGGTTTTAAAAACAAACGTTTTTGTATTACTGAAGAAACATTAGTGAATAATATTTATATCCCTGAAGGGGAATTAGCATCTGATGAATTTAGACCTCTTGCTGACCAAGTTGATCTCTCGAGAAAAGAAAAAAGGGGTCTCCTTTTTCAACCAGGTTTGACATATTATTTCAGAATATCAGCTTACAATCGTTATTTGAATGAATGGGATTCCAAGGACCAACGAAGTCCACTTTCTTCGCCTATTTCATTTAGTTTCCCCAAAGAAGTTTCGAACTAA
- a CDS encoding CopG family transcriptional regulator: MAKIDKRFQILLSEEEQILLKNEASRRGVSQGELIRMALKNEIIQKSELLRRQALVALAELLD; this comes from the coding sequence ATGGCAAAAATTGATAAACGGTTTCAAATCCTACTTTCGGAAGAGGAACAAATTTTATTAAAAAATGAAGCTTCTAGAAGAGGAGTTTCGCAAGGCGAACTCATCCGAATGGCTTTAAAAAACGAGATCATCCAAAAGTCAGAACTATTGCGAAGACAAGCTCTTGTGGCACTTGCGGAGTTACTCGATTGA
- a CDS encoding tetratricopeptide repeat protein — protein MDKISTYTFKFVCIFLLSIQTLWAGGSKKKEETTALKKQIYNLHKVDEETTSIPYLERYLDLSQNELYFKLLYAKALLYRNDLSVPRPDEPAEDRINKAKLIQKNYNLSSKLFQENVLHLEKVRPRDPNLGRWYYLWAFSEWFSDNKEKSIKLFQKAVKLDYRLTESYYNIASLYESLGQWQDANLYWRKFEKAEKELEEED, from the coding sequence ATGGACAAAATTTCTACCTATACTTTTAAATTTGTTTGTATTTTTCTCTTATCCATCCAAACTTTATGGGCCGGTGGTAGCAAAAAAAAAGAAGAAACTACTGCTTTAAAAAAACAAATATACAATCTCCACAAAGTCGATGAAGAGACCACTTCCATTCCTTATTTGGAACGTTACCTTGACCTAAGCCAAAACGAATTGTACTTTAAGTTACTCTATGCAAAGGCTCTTCTTTATAGAAACGATCTGTCTGTGCCAAGACCGGATGAACCTGCAGAAGACAGAATCAATAAAGCAAAATTAATCCAAAAAAATTATAATCTTTCCTCCAAACTTTTTCAAGAAAATGTTTTGCATTTAGAGAAAGTAAGGCCAAGGGATCCCAATTTAGGTCGTTGGTATTACCTTTGGGCTTTTAGTGAATGGTTCTCGGATAACAAAGAGAAGTCGATTAAACTATTTCAAAAAGCAGTGAAGTTGGACTATCGTTTGACAGAATCCTATTATAATATTGCTTCCCTTTACGAATCACTGGGTCAGTGGCAAGATGCGAATTTGTATTGGCGTAAATTTGAAAAGGCCGAAAAAGAACTGGAAGAAGAAGACTAA
- a CDS encoding alkaline phosphatase family protein, which translates to MIFYVFLDGVGIANYDPKSNPFSRFAKGFLAPVGGIPKSDADLPVLPSRLHYIKTDAHMGVPGLPQSATGQTALWTGIPGPKVLERHVSGFPTITLRKIIAKYSMIKVLNEHGILSDFLNCFSPPYLKHVEEKPKLVSASTLVQLASGRPLKNFDDLRNERGLYMDLTHEIMGTMGIDMLKKGDPLLERRDPYELGKQSKTRFAHYQLALYEYFLTDKVGHAMDWDKAEHVIKNLEDFFRGILETLDPEKDLLIVSSDHGNMEDLSQKNHTENPAATILYGKNADRFAENIHSLADIVPEIYKTFGMEEALQNTKTNEFLIKSD; encoded by the coding sequence ATGATTTTTTATGTATTTTTGGACGGAGTGGGAATCGCAAACTACGACCCAAAATCCAATCCATTCAGTCGTTTTGCCAAAGGATTCTTAGCACCCGTCGGAGGGATTCCGAAGTCTGATGCAGACCTACCGGTTTTGCCATCAAGGTTACACTATATCAAAACGGACGCCCACATGGGGGTTCCGGGCCTTCCCCAGTCTGCCACAGGCCAAACAGCACTTTGGACGGGCATTCCTGGCCCCAAAGTGCTTGAGCGTCACGTGAGTGGGTTTCCCACCATCACCCTTCGCAAAATCATTGCCAAATATTCCATGATCAAAGTTCTAAACGAACATGGAATCTTAAGTGATTTTCTAAATTGTTTTTCCCCACCCTATCTTAAACACGTAGAAGAAAAACCAAAACTAGTCTCCGCCTCCACCTTGGTCCAGTTAGCTAGCGGCAGACCATTAAAGAACTTCGATGACCTTCGTAATGAAAGAGGTCTTTATATGGATCTCACTCATGAAATAATGGGAACTATGGGGATTGATATGTTAAAAAAAGGAGATCCTCTGTTAGAAAGGCGAGATCCTTACGAACTAGGCAAACAATCCAAAACTCGATTTGCCCACTACCAATTGGCTTTGTATGAATACTTTCTCACTGATAAAGTGGGACATGCGATGGATTGGGATAAAGCAGAACATGTAATCAAAAATCTAGAAGATTTTTTTCGAGGAATCCTCGAGACTCTCGATCCAGAAAAAGATTTACTCATTGTTTCTAGTGATCATGGAAATATGGAAGACTTAAGCCAAAAAAACCATACGGAAAACCCGGCGGCCACCATCCTCTATGGAAAGAATGCTGACCGCTTCGCAGAAAATATACATTCGCTTGCAGACATTGTTCCGGAAATTTATAAAACTTTCGGAATGGAGGAAGCCCTCCAGAATACAAAAACGAATGAATTTCTAATTAAGTCCGACTAA